Proteins encoded by one window of Streptacidiphilus sp. PB12-B1b:
- a CDS encoding LuxR family transcriptional regulator, which yields MSTSPARLATDAAEFAPYSRDLEFAQLGCALDRCLDGAGAVVVLNGSVGSGRTELLHAFSDFAATRGVRVLVATGSPLERDFPLGVARQLFQSAGLDPDDQAEVAMLLEDVVPVDPRTRPSSDAALRPSARALHGLCTILLRLAERTPLLLAVDDRQDADAQSLEFLLYLVRRTRNARVLTLLSSRETMTPPNPFFEVELARQPHHRGVKLRVLPPGVVADMLSDRFGAHPGRRHAAEAHALTGGNPLLVHALMDDQETDGSGQALIVGESYRRALMHCLHRMDPLALRCARGVAVLGRPAETELLADLLLLAPESLSRAFYLLHAAGLMADGGFRHPTAGGDLLAAVHPEELAALHRRAARLLHAAGAEPERVEEQNRAAGGHARAPWAVTAPAAPAECAPAADSAPEAAFAPEPVLPSEPVFASELAFASELAFASELAFASEPVFASAPGAPVVITCVPSLPGPRPPAPDADPAEQLRRERLKAVTHLFWQGRVAEGVAALERYEADHGPALRSWLRCWYPSLLPREAPRTGPRETSADARPGADDGLRVLEQLLAGTPPQEAALRAESVLRDARLGRTSVESLTSALMVLVYADRADRAGHWCGPHAQRPDAHGNPTAQALFSALLAETALRQGDLRTAEESARAAFARIRPENWGVAVGFPLSTMVAARTALGRYEDAERYLAVPVPEEMFRTPAGLHYRHARGSYLLAVGRAEEALAEFLACGETMNRWELGHLPGIVPWRLGAARAQLALGRHQAAQALADRQLADLGPSGHARVRGMALWIRAAAGAADDRAALLEQALEALEAAGDQAQASAVLAELGRAHRAEGDPGRARLTERRARTLSSRLLPFEAAPRPAVVVPPPAAVPTPADGDPTQLSDAERRVAELAVHGLTNREIARKLYITVSTVEQHLTRVYRKLGVRRRVDLRFSLDGSRELAG from the coding sequence ATGTCCACGTCTCCCGCACGCCTTGCCACCGACGCCGCCGAGTTCGCCCCCTACAGCCGTGACCTCGAATTCGCCCAACTGGGCTGCGCCCTGGACCGCTGCCTCGACGGCGCGGGCGCGGTCGTCGTCCTGAACGGTTCGGTCGGCAGCGGCCGCACCGAACTGCTGCACGCCTTCTCCGACTTCGCCGCCACCCGGGGCGTACGGGTGCTGGTCGCCACCGGCTCCCCGCTGGAGCGGGACTTCCCGCTCGGCGTCGCCCGGCAACTCTTCCAGAGCGCCGGCCTCGACCCCGACGACCAGGCCGAAGTCGCCATGCTGCTCGAGGACGTGGTGCCGGTCGATCCCCGCACCCGGCCCTCCTCGGACGCCGCGCTGCGGCCCTCGGCGCGGGCGCTGCACGGCCTGTGCACCATCCTGCTGCGGCTCGCCGAGCGTACGCCGCTGCTGCTGGCCGTCGACGACCGCCAGGACGCCGACGCGCAGTCACTGGAGTTCCTGCTCTACCTCGTCCGCCGCACCAGGAACGCCCGGGTGCTCACCCTGCTCAGCTCGCGCGAGACGATGACCCCGCCGAACCCCTTCTTCGAGGTCGAGCTGGCCCGCCAGCCGCACCACCGGGGCGTCAAGCTCCGGGTACTGCCGCCGGGCGTGGTCGCCGACATGCTGAGCGACCGCTTCGGCGCGCACCCCGGCCGCCGCCACGCCGCCGAGGCCCATGCCCTCACCGGCGGGAACCCGCTGCTGGTACACGCCCTGATGGACGATCAGGAGACCGACGGCAGCGGGCAGGCGCTCATCGTCGGCGAGAGCTACCGCCGCGCCCTGATGCACTGCCTGCACCGGATGGACCCGCTGGCGCTGCGCTGCGCACGCGGCGTGGCCGTGCTCGGCCGCCCGGCCGAGACCGAACTGCTGGCCGATCTGCTGCTGCTCGCCCCCGAGTCGCTCTCCCGCGCCTTCTACCTGCTGCACGCCGCCGGGCTGATGGCCGACGGCGGCTTCCGCCACCCCACCGCCGGGGGCGACCTGCTCGCCGCCGTGCACCCCGAGGAGCTCGCCGCCCTGCACCGGCGCGCCGCCCGGCTGCTGCACGCGGCCGGAGCGGAGCCCGAGCGGGTGGAGGAGCAGAACCGCGCGGCCGGCGGCCACGCCCGCGCCCCCTGGGCCGTCACCGCCCCGGCCGCACCGGCGGAGTGCGCGCCCGCGGCGGACAGCGCGCCCGAGGCGGCCTTCGCCCCCGAGCCGGTTCTCCCGTCCGAACCGGTCTTCGCGTCCGAGCTGGCCTTCGCGTCCGAGCTGGCTTTCGCGTCCGAGCTGGCTTTCGCGTCCGAGCCGGTCTTCGCGTCCGCCCCCGGCGCGCCGGTGGTGATCACCTGCGTGCCCTCGCTGCCCGGGCCCCGCCCGCCCGCGCCCGACGCCGACCCGGCCGAGCAGCTCAGACGCGAGCGGCTCAAGGCCGTCACCCACCTCTTCTGGCAGGGCCGCGTGGCCGAAGGCGTGGCCGCGCTGGAGCGGTACGAGGCCGACCACGGCCCGGCGCTGCGCTCCTGGCTCCGCTGCTGGTACCCCTCACTGCTGCCCCGGGAGGCCCCGCGGACCGGCCCCCGCGAGACGTCGGCCGACGCCCGGCCCGGCGCCGACGACGGCCTGCGCGTCCTGGAGCAACTCCTCGCCGGCACACCGCCGCAGGAGGCGGCGCTGCGGGCCGAGAGCGTGCTGCGCGACGCCCGACTGGGCCGCACCTCGGTCGAGTCGCTCACCTCCGCGCTGATGGTGCTGGTCTACGCCGACCGGGCGGACCGCGCCGGGCACTGGTGCGGCCCGCACGCCCAACGTCCCGACGCGCACGGCAATCCGACCGCGCAGGCGCTGTTCTCCGCGCTGCTCGCGGAGACCGCCCTGCGCCAGGGCGACCTGCGTACCGCCGAGGAGTCGGCCCGCGCCGCGTTCGCCCGGATCCGCCCGGAGAACTGGGGTGTGGCCGTCGGCTTCCCGCTGTCCACCATGGTCGCGGCCCGCACCGCGCTGGGCCGGTACGAGGACGCCGAACGCTATCTGGCCGTCCCCGTGCCGGAGGAGATGTTCCGCACCCCGGCCGGACTGCACTACCGCCATGCGCGCGGCAGCTACCTGCTGGCGGTGGGCCGCGCCGAGGAGGCCCTCGCGGAGTTCCTGGCCTGCGGCGAGACGATGAACCGCTGGGAGCTGGGGCACCTGCCCGGGATCGTGCCCTGGCGGTTGGGCGCGGCCCGCGCCCAACTGGCGCTCGGCCGCCACCAGGCCGCGCAGGCACTGGCCGACCGCCAGCTCGCCGACCTCGGCCCGTCCGGGCACGCCCGGGTACGCGGCATGGCGCTGTGGATCCGGGCGGCGGCCGGTGCCGCCGACGACCGGGCCGCCCTGCTGGAGCAGGCACTGGAGGCGCTGGAGGCCGCCGGTGACCAGGCCCAGGCGTCCGCAGTGCTGGCCGAGTTGGGCCGGGCGCACCGGGCCGAGGGCGATCCGGGCCGGGCCCGGCTCACCGAACGCCGGGCCCGGACGCTCTCCTCCCGGCTGCTGCCGTTCGAAGCGGCGCCGCGCCCGGCAGTCGTCGTACCACCCCCCGCCGCCGTGCCGACGCCTGCGGACGGCGACCCGACCCAGCTCAGCGACGCCGAGCGCCGGGTCGCGGAACTGGCCGTGCACGGGCTGACCAACCGCGAGATCGCCAGGAAGCTCTACATCACCGTCAGCACCGTGGAGCAGCACCTCACCCGGGTCTACCGCAAACTCGGCGTGCGCCGCCGGGTCGACCTGCGCTTCTCGCTGGACGGGAGCCGGGAGTTGGCAGGCTGA
- a CDS encoding NEW3 domain-containing protein, producing MTPPVSRPFRATLAGCCALATASAGLLFAAPARAAAPAAAHPATTAAAPYPNYAPTPPMGWNDWSYYQCGENEQIVLDNARALVSSGLAAKGYNTVTIDDCWMSADRDASGDLVADPSKFPDGMAYVGRQLHAMGLKFGIYEDAGSSTCGGYPGSQDHWQQDADLFASWGVDYVKLDGCNVATPSGETDEQAYYATYAAMSKALLDSGRTMVFSISAPAYFEGTSAWDSVIGWSAQLGNLWREGDDIALGQESGADKWSSILDNYGYNVGLADLQRPGRWNDPDFLLAGDSGLTQDEIQSQVSLWAMMAAPLISSTDLTRLSPGALAALGNKDVIAVDQDPLGLQGRIVAQGTGYDVLSKPLTGGDRAVALFNSSDSAQTVTTSAKAAGLPAGSSFELKNLLTKAVTRTTGTIAADVPPHATVIYRVSPGGGRDVQPATAITWQNVSTVTDPSTYLVTLDDLGPTRLSDVRLTVTAPKGWTVTPASDRLRKVHPGAAGYTVVSVKGPRNAAPGTTVTAVTATGSYRAGKAGAGSVSGQQTITSVVPYPTLASAFNNVGVTSESAPAPGNFDSTGDSYSAEALATEAGVTPGSTISAHGLTFTWPTAAAGTPDNVAATGEQITLDGKGSSLAFLGSETGAVSGTVLVTYTDGSTSTGQLGFPNWCCTPPDAYGAQVALTTDHRDTPTGPANYGISYQVFSNTVPLTAGKTVQSVTLPDQPAIHLFALSVAP from the coding sequence GTGACTCCCCCCGTATCCCGGCCGTTCCGCGCGACCCTGGCGGGCTGCTGTGCGCTCGCCACGGCCTCCGCGGGCCTGCTGTTCGCCGCCCCCGCGCGCGCCGCCGCCCCGGCCGCCGCGCACCCGGCGACGACGGCCGCCGCCCCGTACCCGAACTACGCGCCGACCCCGCCCATGGGCTGGAACGACTGGTCCTACTACCAGTGCGGCGAGAACGAGCAGATCGTCCTGGACAACGCCCGGGCCCTGGTCAGCAGCGGTCTGGCGGCCAAGGGCTACAACACCGTCACCATCGACGACTGCTGGATGTCCGCCGACCGCGACGCCTCCGGCGACCTGGTCGCCGACCCGTCCAAGTTCCCCGACGGCATGGCCTATGTCGGACGCCAACTCCACGCCATGGGGCTGAAGTTCGGCATCTACGAGGACGCCGGCAGCAGCACCTGCGGCGGTTACCCGGGCTCCCAGGACCACTGGCAGCAGGACGCCGACCTGTTCGCCTCCTGGGGCGTGGACTACGTCAAGCTCGACGGCTGCAATGTGGCCACCCCGTCCGGCGAGACCGACGAGCAGGCGTACTACGCGACCTACGCGGCGATGAGCAAGGCGCTGCTGGACAGCGGCCGCACGATGGTCTTCTCGATCTCCGCCCCGGCCTACTTCGAGGGCACCTCCGCCTGGGACTCCGTCATCGGCTGGTCCGCGCAGCTGGGCAACCTCTGGCGGGAGGGCGACGACATCGCGCTCGGCCAGGAGAGCGGCGCGGACAAGTGGAGTTCCATCCTGGACAACTACGGCTACAACGTCGGCCTCGCCGACCTGCAGCGCCCCGGCCGCTGGAACGACCCCGACTTCCTGCTCGCCGGTGACTCCGGGCTGACCCAGGACGAGATCCAGAGCCAGGTCTCGCTGTGGGCGATGATGGCCGCGCCGCTGATCTCCAGCACCGACCTCACCAGGCTCTCCCCCGGCGCGCTGGCGGCGCTGGGCAACAAGGACGTCATCGCGGTCGACCAGGACCCGCTCGGCCTGCAGGGCCGCATCGTCGCCCAGGGCACCGGCTACGACGTCCTCTCCAAGCCGCTGACCGGCGGCGACCGGGCCGTGGCGCTGTTCAACTCCTCCGACTCGGCGCAGACCGTCACCACCTCGGCCAAGGCCGCCGGGCTGCCCGCGGGCTCGTCGTTCGAGCTGAAGAACCTGCTGACCAAGGCGGTCACCCGGACCACCGGGACGATCGCGGCGGACGTCCCGCCGCACGCGACCGTGATCTACCGGGTCTCCCCGGGCGGCGGTCGTGACGTCCAGCCCGCCACGGCCATCACCTGGCAGAACGTCAGCACCGTGACCGACCCGTCCACCTACCTGGTCACCCTGGACGACCTGGGCCCGACCCGGCTGTCCGACGTCCGGCTGACCGTCACCGCGCCCAAGGGCTGGACGGTCACCCCGGCGAGCGACCGGCTGCGGAAGGTGCACCCGGGAGCGGCCGGATACACCGTGGTCTCGGTCAAGGGCCCCAGGAACGCGGCCCCCGGAACCACCGTCACCGCCGTCACCGCGACCGGCAGCTACCGGGCCGGGAAGGCCGGGGCGGGCTCGGTCAGCGGCCAGCAGACCATCACCAGCGTGGTGCCCTACCCGACGCTCGCCTCGGCCTTCAACAACGTCGGCGTCACCTCGGAGAGCGCGCCCGCTCCGGGCAACTTCGACTCCACCGGCGACAGCTACTCCGCCGAGGCCCTGGCCACCGAGGCCGGGGTGACCCCGGGCTCCACGATCAGCGCCCACGGCCTGACCTTCACCTGGCCCACCGCCGCGGCCGGGACACCGGACAACGTGGCCGCGACCGGTGAGCAGATCACCCTCGACGGCAAGGGCAGCAGCCTGGCCTTCCTCGGCTCGGAGACCGGCGCGGTCTCCGGCACCGTGCTGGTGACCTACACCGACGGCAGCACCAGCACCGGGCAGCTCGGCTTCCCCAACTGGTGCTGCACTCCCCCGGACGCCTACGGCGCGCAGGTCGCCCTGACCACGGACCACCGCGACACCCCGACCGGGCCCGCCAACTACGGCATCAGCTACCAGGTGTTCTCCAACACCGTGCCGCTCACCGCGGGCAAGACGGTGCAGAGCGTCACCCTTCCGGACCAGCCCGCCATCCACCTGTTCGCCCTGTCCGTCGCCCCCTGA
- a CDS encoding DeoR/GlpR family DNA-binding transcription regulator, whose product MNRHERLTMLLELLSERESIAVEEAAERLGVSTATVRRDMDHLAQQQLLVRTHGGAVAGNVSYDLPLRYKTARHAAEKERIGHAAAKLVRSGMVVGLNGGTTTTEAARAIALRGESSGSGDGAGENRGEGWTATVVTNALNIASELTVRPRIRVVVTGGVAREKSYELIGPLASHILDEVTLDVMFLGVDALHHTLGATAHHEVEAATNRLMASRAQKVVVLADSSKLDRSAFARICHVREIHTVITDSAAPDETVQQFEEQGVAVVRV is encoded by the coding sequence GTGAATCGTCACGAGCGCCTCACCATGCTGCTCGAACTCCTCAGCGAGCGCGAGAGCATCGCGGTCGAGGAGGCCGCCGAGCGGCTCGGTGTCTCGACCGCGACGGTACGGCGGGACATGGACCACCTGGCCCAGCAGCAGCTGCTGGTGCGCACCCACGGCGGCGCGGTGGCGGGCAACGTCAGCTACGACCTGCCGCTGCGCTACAAGACCGCGCGGCACGCCGCCGAGAAGGAGCGCATCGGCCACGCCGCCGCCAAGCTGGTCCGCTCCGGCATGGTCGTCGGCCTGAACGGCGGCACCACCACCACCGAGGCGGCCCGCGCCATCGCCCTGCGCGGCGAGTCCAGCGGCTCCGGCGACGGCGCGGGCGAGAACCGGGGCGAGGGCTGGACCGCGACCGTGGTCACCAACGCCCTCAACATCGCCTCCGAGCTGACCGTCCGCCCGCGCATCCGGGTCGTCGTCACCGGCGGCGTCGCCCGGGAGAAGTCCTACGAGCTGATCGGCCCGCTGGCCTCGCACATCCTGGACGAGGTCACGCTGGACGTCATGTTCCTCGGCGTCGACGCCCTGCACCACACCCTCGGCGCCACCGCCCACCACGAGGTCGAGGCCGCCACCAACCGGCTGATGGCCAGCCGCGCGCAGAAGGTCGTGGTGCTCGCCGACAGCTCCAAGCTCGACAGGAGCGCCTTCGCCCGGATCTGCCACGTCCGCGAGATCCACACCGTCATCACCGACTCGGCCGCGCCCGACGAGACCGTCCAGCAGTTCGAGGAGCAGGGCGTCGCGGTCGTCCGGGTCTGA